The following proteins are encoded in a genomic region of Methanoculleus bourgensis MS2:
- the artA gene encoding archaeosortase A: protein MKDYLVLISCICFLIFLIPGRFRKYFAIGGWASIVGYLFLELPYYFSINNFMYPTIALLSLPFLYITAKYLLRDDPRVIQLSTIAAVAFLVYAPFGYIPALGDWLIAAVTDQTSAVLAAIGYPVNFTAWNMMERNGFRTEIILACTGIQSIAIMLGVAWGVRSTLRQKIAGFLLVFPTIYILNVLRNVFVITAYTEQWFPYLPGIASNGEFGYESFFWAHNVMAELGALIFLVILAYALFTVLPELGSLADGLYRLYRGEVEQIIRPKAGKADL, encoded by the coding sequence ATGAAGGATTACCTGGTGCTGATCTCCTGCATCTGCTTTCTTATCTTCCTTATCCCCGGCAGGTTTCGGAAGTACTTCGCCATCGGCGGGTGGGCAAGCATCGTCGGATACCTCTTCCTCGAGCTCCCCTATTACTTCTCCATCAACAACTTCATGTACCCGACAATTGCCCTCCTCTCGTTGCCGTTCCTCTATATCACCGCAAAATACCTGCTCCGTGACGATCCCCGGGTGATACAGCTCTCGACGATAGCGGCCGTGGCGTTCCTGGTCTATGCCCCCTTCGGCTACATACCGGCGCTCGGGGACTGGCTGATTGCAGCGGTCACGGACCAGACATCCGCCGTACTGGCGGCGATTGGGTATCCCGTGAACTTCACCGCCTGGAACATGATGGAGCGCAACGGGTTCCGGACCGAGATCATCCTTGCCTGCACCGGCATCCAGAGCATCGCCATCATGCTTGGGGTCGCCTGGGGCGTCCGGTCGACGCTCCGGCAGAAGATTGCCGGGTTCCTTCTGGTCTTCCCGACGATCTATATCCTGAATGTCTTGCGCAATGTCTTCGTGATCACGGCTTACACCGAGCAGTGGTTCCCGTACCTTCCTGGAATCGCCAGCAACGGCGAGTTCGGGTACGAGAGTTTCTTCTGGGCGCACAACGTCATGGCCGAACTTGGGGCGCTGATATTCCTCGTGATCCTCGCCTACGCCCTCTTCACAGTCCTCCCCGAACTCGGCAGCCTCGCCGACGGCCTCTACCGGCTCTACCGCGGCGAGGTGGAGCAGATCATCCGGCCGAAGGCCGGCAAAGCTGATCTCTGA
- a CDS encoding pyridoxamine 5'-phosphate oxidase family protein → MPTRLMEYFNKQPRIGVLSTANRDGKVDAAVFGSPQMVDEKTIVVALGKNRTFEYLQENPHAVFLIVEQGETETLEGWKGLRVYLRMKEYATSGEMLDAYKRETARVVGEEAAAMVHAVVRFEVGEVRPLVDMGQGWEGSI, encoded by the coding sequence ATGCCGACCAGATTGATGGAGTACTTCAACAAACAGCCGAGGATCGGCGTCCTCAGCACCGCGAACCGGGACGGAAAGGTCGATGCGGCCGTCTTCGGCTCGCCGCAGATGGTCGATGAGAAGACCATCGTTGTTGCCCTGGGAAAGAACCGCACGTTTGAATACCTGCAGGAGAACCCGCACGCCGTCTTCCTCATCGTGGAGCAGGGCGAGACCGAGACGCTGGAGGGCTGGAAAGGTCTCAGGGTCTACCTGCGGATGAAGGAGTATGCAACCTCCGGCGAGATGCTGGACGCCTACAAGAGGGAGACCGCCCGGGTTGTGGGCGAGGAGGCGGCGGCGATGGTTCACGCCGTGGTGAGGTTCGAGGTCGGTGAGGTGCGGCCCCTCGTCGATATGGGGCAGGGTTGGGAGGGATCGATATGA
- the hisH gene encoding imidazole glycerol phosphate synthase subunit HisH, whose amino-acid sequence MKKRIVIIDYGLGNLRSVLRGLERAGAAATVTSDPEVIAAADGIVLPGVGAFREGMGMLSHLEQTVLAAADDTPLLGICLGMQMLMERSEEHGVHRGLGLVPGDVRRFIPVAGEKVPHMGWNTIRIERQDPLFEGLGAEEYVYFVHSYYAATAPEYTLASTTYIHPFASAVRCGLAYGVQFHPEKSGAVGLRILENFIEQVC is encoded by the coding sequence ATGAAGAAGAGGATAGTTATAATTGATTATGGGCTTGGCAACCTCAGGAGCGTCCTCCGGGGCCTCGAGCGGGCAGGAGCGGCGGCGACGGTCACGTCTGACCCAGAGGTGATCGCGGCGGCCGACGGTATCGTCCTCCCCGGCGTGGGGGCGTTTCGTGAGGGGATGGGGATGCTCAGTCATCTCGAACAGACCGTCCTTGCCGCAGCCGATGATACGCCGCTCCTCGGCATCTGCCTCGGGATGCAGATGCTCATGGAGAGAAGCGAAGAGCACGGCGTCCACCGGGGGCTCGGCCTCGTGCCGGGAGATGTGAGACGGTTCATCCCGGTCGCCGGTGAGAAGGTCCCCCACATGGGGTGGAACACCATCCGTATCGAGCGGCAGGACCCCCTCTTTGAGGGGCTCGGCGCGGAGGAGTACGTCTATTTTGTCCACTCCTACTACGCGGCGACTGCACCGGAGTATACCCTGGCGAGCACCACCTACATCCACCCCTTTGCCTCGGCCGTCAGGTGCGGGCTCGCCTATGGGGTCCAGTTCCACCCCGAGAAGAGCGGCGCGGTCGGGCTCCGGATACTTGAGAACTTCATCGAGCAGGTCTGCTGA
- a CDS encoding Coenzyme F420 hydrogenase/dehydrogenase, beta subunit C-terminal domain, whose protein sequence is MVAKGDMVYAWTTSPDIAKVAECGGAVTGLLKFALENDIVDAVLAVKKGVDLYDAVPALITDPAEIAQTAGSLHCGTLLLSKLIKKYLGGAEDMRLAVTVKGCDAMGIYELAKRNQVNLDNLLLIGVNCGGTVSPVLARKMIAEKFEVDPDDVVKEEIDKGQFIIVTKDGQHKGISMDELEDAGYGRRPNCRRCKMKIPRQADLACGNWGVIGDKAGKATFVEVCSEKGADLLNRAAKAGAIATGPANPKGIEIRGKVENAMLKLGDKWRARYFESLGDGKERLQKVMEDSSRCTKCYACIENCPICYCVECSTKKPYLVPPGVLPVPFMFHLIRYAHVADSCVNCGQCEENCPMEIANSLYMHALQTDMEKMFGHTPGVDMELPVLALVEEQAERERLFKTGSDQIFDVFK, encoded by the coding sequence ATGGTAGCGAAGGGAGATATGGTATATGCCTGGACAACGAGCCCCGACATCGCCAAGGTGGCGGAGTGCGGCGGCGCGGTGACCGGGCTTCTTAAGTTTGCCCTGGAAAATGATATCGTTGACGCCGTGCTGGCGGTCAAGAAAGGTGTCGACCTCTACGACGCTGTGCCGGCGCTGATCACCGACCCCGCCGAGATCGCACAGACAGCCGGCTCGCTCCACTGCGGAACGCTCCTGCTCTCGAAACTGATCAAGAAGTACCTCGGCGGTGCCGAGGATATGCGCCTTGCCGTGACGGTGAAGGGTTGCGACGCGATGGGCATATACGAGCTTGCGAAGCGCAACCAGGTCAACCTGGACAACCTCCTCCTGATCGGCGTCAACTGCGGCGGTACGGTCAGCCCGGTCCTGGCCCGGAAGATGATCGCCGAGAAGTTCGAGGTCGACCCCGACGATGTCGTCAAGGAGGAGATCGACAAGGGCCAGTTCATCATCGTGACGAAGGACGGCCAGCACAAGGGCATCTCGATGGACGAGCTCGAGGATGCTGGGTATGGCCGCCGGCCGAACTGCCGCCGGTGCAAGATGAAGATCCCGCGTCAGGCCGACCTTGCCTGCGGGAACTGGGGTGTCATCGGCGACAAGGCCGGCAAGGCCACGTTCGTCGAAGTCTGCTCCGAGAAGGGCGCCGACCTCCTGAACAGGGCCGCGAAGGCCGGGGCCATCGCTACAGGGCCCGCGAACCCGAAGGGGATCGAGATCCGCGGCAAGGTCGAGAACGCGATGCTGAAACTCGGCGACAAGTGGCGGGCACGCTACTTCGAGAGCCTTGGTGACGGGAAGGAACGCCTCCAGAAGGTTATGGAGGACTCGTCCCGGTGTACCAAGTGCTACGCCTGCATCGAGAACTGCCCGATCTGCTACTGCGTCGAGTGCAGCACGAAGAAGCCCTACCTGGTCCCGCCGGGCGTGCTCCCCGTGCCGTTTATGTTCCACCTGATCCGCTACGCCCACGTGGCGGACTCCTGTGTCAACTGCGGCCAGTGTGAGGAGAACTGTCCGATGGAGATCGCGAACTCGCTCTACATGCACGCCCTGCAGACCGACATGGAGAAGATGTTCGGTCACACCCCGGGTGTGGACATGGAACTCCCGGTGCTTGCGCTCGTTGAAGAGCAGGCGGAGCGAGAGCGGCTCTTCAAGACAGGCAGCGACCAGATCTTTGACGTGTTCAAGTAA
- a CDS encoding AMP-binding protein — protein MVRYSVTMDDDLVKKIDTICSSLAMSRSEWLNDLCIKHLDGASGSGVQAMVSAVIPSESGPGHNMIDYDAAYANFSIDVPEYFNFGYDVIDRWAERDRNKLAMIWVGQQGEEKKYSFRDLKNLSNGAANILLKYGIKRGDRVMLMLPRIPEWWIFVIALIKLGAVFCPCPTMLTPKDIKYRIRAGKFRMIITDYENATKIDEIADACPLLETLFLADGERDGWASYPHELKYPAPVSRRTVSMPVAKKTRATDPMLIYFTSGTTGEPKMVLHNHAYPLGHIVTASLWQDVTVNDLHLTFSDTGWAKCAWGKIFGQWIAGACLLVYDIRGKFSATELLPIIERYEVTTFCAPPTVYRMLILADLDKFDFRDLRHCCSAGEPLNPEVIRVWQYGTGQVIYEGYGQTETVCCIGTFPCMEHKPGSMGKPVPGWHIELHDDDGNPVEVGEEGRIAVRLNPRPVGLFVEYLDNPEANQASFQNGFYYTGDKASMDEDGYFWFVGRNDDVIKSSGYRIGPFEVESALLEHPAVQESAVVGSPDLIRGMIVKAFIVLKPGYQPSESLVKELQAHVRKITAPYKYPRAIEFVQELPKTLSGKIQRNVLRDQELQKHTNGN, from the coding sequence ATGGTGCGATACTCGGTCACGATGGATGATGACCTTGTGAAGAAGATCGATACGATCTGCAGTTCTCTTGCGATGTCCCGGTCCGAATGGCTCAACGACCTCTGCATCAAGCACCTGGATGGTGCGTCGGGCAGCGGCGTGCAGGCCATGGTCTCGGCGGTGATTCCGTCCGAAAGCGGGCCGGGGCACAATATGATTGATTATGATGCCGCCTACGCCAACTTCTCGATCGACGTTCCTGAGTACTTCAACTTCGGCTACGACGTCATCGACCGGTGGGCTGAGCGGGACCGGAATAAACTGGCGATGATCTGGGTGGGCCAGCAGGGAGAGGAGAAGAAGTACTCCTTCCGCGATCTCAAGAATCTCTCCAACGGTGCCGCGAACATCCTGCTCAAGTATGGTATCAAGAGAGGCGACCGGGTCATGCTGATGCTCCCGAGGATCCCGGAGTGGTGGATCTTTGTTATCGCGCTCATCAAACTCGGGGCGGTCTTCTGCCCCTGCCCGACGATGCTGACCCCGAAGGATATCAAATACCGTATCCGGGCCGGGAAGTTCAGGATGATCATCACCGATTACGAAAACGCCACAAAGATCGACGAGATCGCCGACGCCTGCCCGCTGCTTGAGACCCTCTTCCTGGCGGACGGGGAGCGGGACGGCTGGGCGAGTTACCCGCACGAGCTCAAATACCCTGCACCGGTATCGCGCCGCACGGTCAGCATGCCGGTTGCGAAGAAGACCCGGGCGACCGATCCGATGCTGATTTACTTCACCTCCGGCACCACCGGTGAGCCCAAGATGGTGCTGCACAACCACGCCTACCCGCTCGGACACATCGTGACCGCATCACTCTGGCAGGACGTCACGGTAAACGACCTTCACCTGACCTTCTCTGACACCGGATGGGCGAAATGCGCCTGGGGCAAGATCTTCGGCCAGTGGATCGCCGGCGCCTGCCTCCTCGTCTATGACATCAGGGGGAAGTTCTCGGCGACCGAGTTGCTCCCGATTATAGAGAGGTACGAGGTGACCACGTTCTGCGCACCGCCGACGGTCTACCGGATGCTGATCCTTGCCGACCTCGATAAGTTCGACTTCCGGGACCTCCGGCACTGCTGCAGCGCCGGCGAACCCCTGAACCCCGAGGTGATCCGTGTCTGGCAGTACGGCACCGGGCAGGTCATCTACGAGGGCTACGGCCAGACCGAGACCGTCTGCTGCATCGGTACGTTCCCCTGTATGGAGCATAAACCCGGCTCCATGGGGAAACCCGTTCCCGGCTGGCATATCGAGCTCCACGATGACGATGGAAACCCGGTCGAAGTCGGTGAGGAAGGAAGGATTGCTGTCAGGCTCAACCCCCGCCCGGTCGGGCTCTTTGTGGAGTACCTGGATAACCCTGAAGCGAACCAGGCATCGTTCCAGAATGGGTTCTACTACACCGGCGATAAGGCAAGCATGGATGAGGACGGCTACTTCTGGTTCGTCGGGCGTAACGACGACGTCATCAAGTCTTCCGGCTACCGTATCGGGCCCTTTGAGGTGGAGAGCGCGCTCCTCGAACACCCCGCTGTACAGGAATCGGCGGTCGTCGGGTCACCGGATCTCATCCGGGGGATGATCGTCAAGGCGTTCATCGTGCTGAAACCCGGCTACCAGCCGTCTGAGTCGCTAGTCAAGGAACTCCAGGCGCATGTCAGGAAGATCACCGCCCCGTACAAGTATCCGAGAGCCATCGAGTTTGTTCAAGAGCTCCCAAAGACCTTATCCGGGAAGATCCAGCGCAACGTCCTCCGGGATCAGGAACTGCAGAAGCACACCAACGGTAACTGA
- a CDS encoding phosphoadenosine phosphosulfate reductase domain-containing protein, which translates to MARLYLGKILLRWCDSCHVPVLGKVCACGAPTRPVAVTPPGDARPAFPDDVERINRIYSEHFGAPLIPEGHLALLNKVPAEDRMDEIVIGGAVVGAVRYIPEEQRWEPLPRPNAALLMRPMRRYVIVDDGAVPFIRDEGASVLAPGLTSIDPSVAEDDPVVILTRTGECIGVGRAKVDAITAGTMERGVIVRTRRNAPSVCIPGEATWEDAVAANEPILAEYESASIQFVRDVAAKNPLPPTVSYSGGKDSLATLLVVKKALGPVPLLFADTGLEFPETYENVDTVAARYGLDVFRVSDEETFWEEFEERGPPAVDNRWCCRVCKLHPLGRLIDEHWGECLSFIGQRKYESVRRMRSRRVWRNGHVPQQLSAAPIQQWTAMHVWLYIFREKAPYNRLYEQGLDRIGCFICPSSDLATLDMINDACPDLWSAWRERLAGWQEKQGLPPDWVERGLWRKRGDADEEEDSYN; encoded by the coding sequence ATGGCTCGCCTCTATCTTGGAAAAATCCTGCTCCGCTGGTGCGACTCCTGCCACGTCCCCGTGCTTGGCAAGGTCTGTGCCTGCGGTGCCCCGACCCGCCCGGTAGCAGTCACGCCGCCGGGAGACGCCCGGCCTGCGTTCCCCGACGACGTCGAGCGGATCAACCGCATATACAGCGAGCACTTCGGAGCACCGCTGATACCGGAAGGGCATCTTGCGCTCCTCAACAAGGTCCCCGCCGAGGACCGCATGGACGAGATCGTCATCGGCGGGGCGGTCGTGGGTGCGGTCCGCTACATCCCCGAGGAGCAGCGCTGGGAGCCCCTGCCGCGCCCGAACGCCGCGCTCCTGATGCGGCCAATGAGGCGCTACGTCATCGTCGACGACGGTGCCGTCCCGTTCATCAGGGACGAGGGGGCAAGCGTCCTCGCCCCGGGCCTCACCTCTATCGACCCGTCCGTCGCTGAAGACGACCCGGTCGTTATCCTGACGAGAACCGGTGAGTGCATCGGTGTCGGCAGGGCGAAGGTCGATGCCATCACCGCCGGGACGATGGAGAGGGGGGTAATCGTCCGGACGCGCAGGAACGCCCCCTCGGTCTGCATCCCGGGCGAGGCCACATGGGAGGATGCCGTCGCAGCGAACGAGCCAATTCTTGCAGAATACGAATCCGCAAGCATTCAGTTCGTCCGCGACGTAGCGGCGAAAAACCCGCTGCCACCCACGGTCTCCTACTCCGGCGGGAAGGACAGCCTCGCGACCCTTCTGGTCGTCAAAAAAGCGCTCGGCCCGGTGCCGCTCCTCTTTGCCGACACCGGGCTTGAGTTCCCGGAGACCTACGAGAACGTGGATACGGTGGCCGCCCGCTACGGGCTCGACGTCTTCCGGGTCTCTGATGAAGAGACGTTCTGGGAGGAGTTTGAGGAACGTGGCCCGCCTGCCGTCGACAACCGCTGGTGCTGTCGGGTCTGCAAACTTCACCCTCTCGGCCGCCTGATCGACGAGCACTGGGGGGAATGCCTCTCGTTCATCGGGCAGCGGAAGTACGAGTCGGTGCGGCGGATGCGGAGCAGGCGGGTCTGGCGGAACGGCCACGTCCCGCAACAGCTCTCTGCAGCCCCGATCCAGCAATGGACGGCGATGCATGTCTGGCTCTATATCTTCCGCGAGAAGGCCCCCTACAACCGCCTCTACGAGCAGGGACTCGATCGCATCGGATGTTTCATCTGCCCATCAAGCGACCTTGCGACGCTCGATATGATAAACGACGCATGCCCGGATCTCTGGTCGGCCTGGCGTGAGAGACTCGCCGGGTGGCAGGAGAAGCAGGGGCTGCCTCCCGACTGGGTCGAGCGCGGGCTGTGGCGGAAGCGGGGAGACGCCGATGAAGAAGAGGATAGTTATAATTGA
- a CDS encoding PH domain-containing protein, whose amino-acid sequence MVDEGEPVHEIGAGGEGYRRLNRKCMLSMYIGYAISYAVLLVAYLLLRTYSQEFLGPYYDFVQYAALAVLAVALIYIVAAPPVYYARYRYQITEDKVDVRYGILVIRHILVPIERVHQVEVSRGPIDTMLGLGDVTITTAGGDATINYLEIEEAEKVADLLNDLIGRMLQDRKSNPQTPCPGPAGE is encoded by the coding sequence ATGGTTGATGAGGGAGAGCCGGTTCACGAGATAGGTGCAGGAGGGGAGGGTTACCGAAGGCTGAACCGGAAGTGCATGCTCTCAATGTACATCGGTTATGCCATATCGTATGCAGTACTCCTGGTGGCCTACCTCCTCCTGAGGACCTACTCGCAGGAATTCCTGGGCCCTTACTACGACTTTGTTCAATACGCCGCTCTGGCGGTCCTGGCGGTCGCCCTGATCTATATCGTGGCGGCCCCTCCGGTCTACTACGCCCGGTACAGATACCAGATCACTGAAGACAAGGTAGATGTGCGCTATGGCATCCTCGTGATACGACACATCCTGGTGCCGATCGAGCGGGTGCACCAGGTGGAGGTCTCCAGGGGTCCGATTGACACCATGCTCGGGCTCGGGGATGTCACCATAACCACCGCGGGGGGAGATGCGACCATCAACTACCTGGAGATTGAAGAGGCAGAGAAGGTAGCAGACCTGCTCAACGACCTGATCGGGAGAATGCTCCAGGATAGGAAGTCGAATCCCCAGACCCCCTGCCCGGGGCCTGCAGGCGAGTGA
- a CDS encoding SDR family NAD(P)-dependent oxidoreductase, whose translation MEEQTILVTGSTDGIGKATAHALARQGHRVLLHGRNRGKGRAVLEELEEATGSDRLALFIADLSVQERVRGLAEEVGETHDSLDVLINNAGVFMPERKVAPGGIEMTFAVNYIAPFLLTHDLLPLLSASRRARVVNVASIAHRSVRSVDWENLPGFDDYDAYDTYAVSKLGVVAFTARLARVLEGTKTTANCLHPGVIDTKLLRAYTGEQGGAPPEQGAEVEVYLATSPDAAAVNGGYFEATRWARPSPLALDPEVRERFWEMGLDLTGVEEWHRSSGKAYA comes from the coding sequence ATGGAAGAGCAGACTATCCTGGTCACGGGCTCGACGGACGGTATCGGGAAGGCAACCGCACATGCCCTGGCCCGGCAGGGTCACCGCGTGCTGCTCCACGGCAGGAACCGGGGGAAGGGGCGCGCCGTCCTCGAGGAACTGGAAGAAGCCACCGGTTCAGACCGGCTGGCCCTCTTCATCGCCGATCTCTCGGTGCAGGAGCGGGTCCGGGGTCTCGCGGAGGAGGTCGGCGAGACGCATGACAGCCTTGATGTGCTCATCAACAACGCAGGGGTCTTTATGCCAGAACGAAAAGTTGCACCCGGCGGGATCGAGATGACGTTTGCCGTGAACTACATAGCCCCGTTCCTGCTCACCCACGACCTTCTCCCGCTCCTCTCCGCGAGCCGTCGGGCGAGGGTCGTCAACGTCGCATCGATCGCTCACCGGAGTGTGCGGTCGGTCGACTGGGAGAATCTCCCGGGGTTTGACGACTACGACGCCTACGACACGTACGCCGTATCAAAACTCGGGGTCGTCGCCTTCACCGCCCGGCTTGCGCGGGTGCTTGAGGGGACGAAGACGACGGCGAACTGCCTCCATCCGGGGGTGATCGACACCAAACTGCTCCGTGCCTATACCGGGGAGCAGGGTGGCGCCCCGCCGGAGCAGGGGGCGGAGGTGGAGGTCTACCTCGCGACGTCCCCGGATGCCGCGGCGGTGAACGGCGGCTACTTCGAGGCGACCCGGTGGGCCCGCCCATCGCCCCTCGCCCTTGACCCGGAGGTCAGGGAGCGGTTCTGGGAGATGGGGCTCGACCTCACCGGGGTTGAGGAATGGCACCGCTCCAGCGGAAAAGCATATGCCTGA
- a CDS encoding transcription factor S — MMFCPQCKGLMISSGGQLKCKKCGYIRDFNDSDRLKKTDKRLEKEIIIVDNVEEVATLPTITTKCPECECTTAYWWLRQLRAADESEVRFFRCTACGKTWREYD, encoded by the coding sequence ATGATGTTCTGTCCACAGTGCAAAGGCCTGATGATATCATCCGGTGGTCAGCTGAAGTGTAAAAAGTGCGGTTATATCAGGGATTTTAACGATTCCGACCGGTTGAAGAAGACAGACAAACGTTTGGAGAAAGAGATCATTATCGTCGATAATGTTGAGGAAGTGGCGACGCTCCCGACCATAACGACCAAATGCCCGGAGTGCGAGTGCACGACGGCATACTGGTGGCTGAGGCAGCTCCGGGCGGCGGATGAGAGCGAAGTCAGGTTCTTCCGTTGCACCGCCTGCGGTAAGACATGGCGCGAGTACGATTAA
- a CDS encoding PH domain-containing protein, with translation MSGEKIRCHPTVIVEKTLRTFPSVVVVLILLVAWIDSSAILSMLVLALVALLLFYYRQWKRTTIQFNDTDVVIERDTLFQMKKTLPYAKMASVNVNRDIPNRLFGTSKLLININSGTSAMVPEAVLTFEQDVAERLRSEMSQRLYDHAISPDEEETIESLATFTPLDVIMHGLLSVSTYQTILGSVFLAYSLFELYISTVAGVQAGGGAMVSLLMFAGIQIGPSISLILRYYNYKVYRRGDTVYLQHGLIRTYKTSFDVSRINAVRVKSTLAARLLGRSCIEAEVVGLVSEGGERSRPVLCLLKDDATQQRVLRELVPEFVYERRPNKQPEGAKRVLLIRAAVTSLVVALAMVVPSVYVYREVAALTGVIGTPSVVLQYMLPLVAALAILAILYAAHVSYRVTEFDAGEDLFTFVNGAVDRETVVMNYDKVQMVWITQGPVARIFGVSRGSVYMLSSTGSSSISSGYFPGSQLERINEIVMDRITSGRYDYRKTASDRSSPVVDEGAPKRL, from the coding sequence ATGTCCGGCGAAAAGATCCGGTGCCATCCTACCGTCATCGTGGAGAAGACGCTCAGGACGTTCCCCTCGGTAGTGGTGGTGCTGATCCTCCTTGTTGCATGGATCGATAGCAGCGCAATACTGAGCATGCTTGTGCTCGCTCTTGTCGCGCTCCTGCTCTTCTACTACAGGCAGTGGAAGAGAACGACCATCCAGTTCAATGATACAGATGTCGTGATAGAGAGGGACACCCTCTTTCAGATGAAGAAGACCCTCCCCTATGCAAAGATGGCATCGGTCAACGTGAACCGTGACATACCAAACAGGCTCTTTGGGACATCGAAACTGCTGATCAACATCAACTCGGGGACCAGCGCCATGGTCCCGGAAGCGGTCCTGACATTTGAGCAGGATGTCGCGGAGAGGCTACGGTCCGAGATGTCGCAACGCCTCTATGACCATGCTATCTCCCCGGATGAGGAGGAGACGATAGAGTCCCTGGCAACGTTCACCCCGCTGGACGTGATCATGCACGGTCTCCTCAGTGTCTCAACCTACCAGACCATACTTGGCTCGGTGTTCCTGGCCTACTCCCTGTTTGAGCTGTATATCTCCACGGTAGCGGGGGTTCAGGCGGGCGGTGGGGCGATGGTCTCGCTCCTGATGTTCGCTGGAATCCAGATTGGACCGTCGATCTCGCTGATACTCCGTTACTACAACTACAAAGTCTACCGCAGGGGCGACACGGTCTACCTGCAGCATGGGCTGATCAGGACCTACAAAACATCTTTCGACGTCTCAAGGATCAATGCCGTCCGTGTCAAGAGCACGCTTGCGGCCCGGCTCCTGGGGAGGTCGTGTATCGAGGCAGAGGTGGTAGGGCTGGTATCAGAGGGCGGGGAGCGTTCGCGTCCGGTTCTCTGTCTGCTCAAAGATGATGCAACCCAGCAGCGGGTTCTCCGGGAGCTGGTGCCGGAGTTTGTTTATGAACGTAGACCGAACAAGCAGCCCGAAGGCGCAAAGCGTGTGCTTCTGATACGGGCCGCCGTAACATCCCTGGTGGTGGCTCTGGCGATGGTCGTCCCTTCAGTGTATGTTTACCGTGAGGTTGCAGCCCTGACCGGGGTCATCGGCACTCCGAGCGTGGTCTTGCAGTATATGCTGCCCCTGGTTGCGGCGCTGGCAATCCTTGCGATACTCTATGCTGCGCATGTCTCTTACAGGGTCACGGAGTTCGACGCCGGTGAAGACCTCTTCACGTTCGTGAACGGCGCCGTCGACCGCGAGACCGTCGTTATGAACTACGATAAGGTGCAGATGGTCTGGATCACGCAGGGGCCGGTCGCCAGGATCTTCGGTGTTTCCAGGGGAAGCGTGTACATGCTCTCTTCTACCGGGAGTTCGAGCATCTCTTCAGGGTATTTCCCCGGGAGTCAGCTCGAGCGTATCAACGAGATCGTGATGGACCGTATCACCAGCGGGAGATATGATTACCGCAAAACAGCATCTGACCGGAGCAGCCCGGTTGTCGATGAGGGAGCCCCGAAAAGACTGTGA
- a CDS encoding MnhB domain-containing protein, whose amino-acid sequence MHRMAWIAIGIVLALVVGLYAARGHLTPGGAFLGSTAIAAGISLPFIAPGAEATSARAARKRMQKIEVLGLLIFILMAVVMLTVGAALFFDWLAEPGTASAGMQVELGLFPGVPGAAGAISVMDLVVGVEVIGGLSLVALYMLSGFRGGT is encoded by the coding sequence ATGCATAGGATGGCCTGGATAGCCATTGGCATCGTCCTCGCCCTGGTGGTCGGACTTTATGCAGCGCGCGGCCACCTGACGCCCGGGGGGGCGTTCCTGGGGAGTACGGCGATCGCGGCTGGGATTTCCCTGCCGTTCATCGCCCCGGGTGCGGAAGCGACATCAGCGCGGGCCGCAAGGAAGCGGATGCAGAAGATTGAGGTTCTGGGGCTGCTCATCTTCATCCTCATGGCGGTCGTCATGCTCACGGTCGGTGCCGCGCTCTTCTTCGACTGGCTTGCAGAGCCAGGCACGGCCTCAGCCGGCATGCAGGTCGAACTCGGGCTGTTCCCGGGAGTTCCGGGTGCGGCAGGCGCAATATCGGTCATGGACCTCGTGGTTGGCGTTGAGGTGATCGGGGGTCTGTCGCTGGTTGCGCTCTACATGCTGTCCGGTTTCAGGGGAGGGACGTAG